Below is a genomic region from Paenibacillus rhizovicinus.
GCCAAGGCTTGAGAGCCAAGCACCATTCGCAGTGGCGCTGGTTCTTTGTCGACACTTTCAATGATGCGGGCAGCCATTCGCGCAGGATCACCTGGAGCAAGACCGTTGGAAGCGTCCAGCATGCTCAAAAACCCATGTGCCGGGTTACCTTCGTATTCCGGCATCAGATTCGCTACCCGTGCGCTTCCATATCGGAACTCGGTACGGGCTCCGCCCGGCTCAACAATGGTGACTCCGATGTTAAACGGGGCGACCTCTTGTGCTACCGATTCGCAGAAGCCCTCAATGCCGAACTTCGTCGCATGGTACATGGAGTTGCCCGGGAATGCCACTTGTCCGCCATAGGAAGAAAGCTGAATAATGCGGCCGCCGCCTTGGCCCCGCAAATGCGGCAGCGCCGAACGAATGAGCTGAATGGATCCCGTAAGATTAGTTGCAATGATGTGATCCACCTGGGTATCCGTAAGCTCCTCGGCGGCGCCAAAAAGTCCATAGCCTGCGTTGCTCACAATGACGTCGATCCGGCCGAATTTCTCAAAGGACTGGTCAACAAGCTGATGGATGGCCGGGACATCGGTCACGTCCAGAACTTCGCAAGTGAACGTCTCCGGATGCTTCTCGATGAGATCTTTGACCTTGCTTTTATCGCGGACCGTGCCGATGACGTTGTCGCCCTTCTCCAACAGCTGCTTGGTCAGTTCATACCCAAAGCCGCTGCTTACGCCCGTGATCAGCCAAGTAAGATTATTCATGGTAACGTCCTCCTTATTCCGATTTCGCTGCCGCTTCATTCACGCACCGCAGCGCATTCAAACTGCGCGGATAACCAATGAAGGGAAGGCATTGCGAGATCACCTTAATGAGAAATAACTTATCGTTCCCGAGACGCATATTGGCGGCGGCATGGCTGGTCAGCTGCGGTTCACAACCGCCTTGGGCGAGCAGAAAGCAAAAGGTAATCATCTCTCTCTGCTTGTAGTCCAAGCCTTTCCGGGTATAGTAATCCCCAAAGCAGTTATCCGCCAGCCAGCGATTGATGTGCCTGCTTTCTTCCGGTCCTGATTGCCAAAAGTCCCTCATGCTTTCTCCAAAGATGTCCACCTGCGCCAGAATCCCTGCCTCCAAACGATTTTCCGTTGTTGTCGTTGCTTGGCTCGGCAAAGGGAGTTCAATCCCTTGTGAAACCAGAATTTCATTGACGGCATGCAGATAAGGAAATACCCGTCCAATGCCGAGATAAGGTACGGACTGATAAACGATTTCCTTTGCTTCCACGGGCGTTACGCCGAAATTGAGCGCTGCCGGGAGCATTGCACTGAACTCATCAATCCCTTGACAGCCGATTAATACGGACAATATGGCCATCATGCGCGTACGGTCGTCCAAATCGTCCTGATTGACGACTTCATCAAATGCAAAATTATCGAAGCGCTCAATAAACTCCAGATCGGTCTCCAAGAACTTGGATTCGTAACCCGGAAACATTTTATCATGATAGCGTTGGGCTGCTTCCGTAACTTTCATCGTTCTCCTCCTTTGGATTGGTTACAGCGTAGCCATATCGATGACAAACCGATACCGCACATCACTGTTCAAGACGCGTTCGTATGCTTCGTCAACCTGGTCGGCCCGGATCACTTCGATCATAGGAGCGATCCCGTTCTCCGCCGAAAAGTCCAGCATCTCTTGAGTTTCTCGGATACCCCCAACGTTGGATGCCGTAATGATCCGACGCCCGGCAAATAAGGAAAAGACATTATACTGCTCCGGCTTGTTCGGCAGACCGAGATGAACGAGGGCCCCGTCCACCTTTAGAATGGAGAGCAAGGCATCCACATTGATATTGGCAGACACGGTGTTTAAAATCAGGTCATATTGACCTGCCTGTTCCGTAAACGTTACTGGATCCGTGGTTACATAATATTGACTGGCGCCGAAGCCAAAGGCTTCGTCCTTTTTGTTCGGACTATGACTCAGCACCGTAACTTCCGCCCCCATCTTATGGGCGAACTGAACAGCCATGTGGCCCAGGCCTCCCATTCCCAGCACGGCAACTTTCTTTCCAGGCCCGGCGTTCCAATGCTTCAATGGAGAGTAAGTGGTTATACCGGCACACAGCAGCGGGCTCGCCACGTCCATTGCCAAACCGTCCGGAATCCGGACAACAAACCTGTCTTTGACCACGATTTTTTGGCTGTATCCGCCGTAGGTCAGTTCTCCGTCGTAATCCATGGAGTTGAATACAACAACGACGCCTTTTCGGCAAAATTGCTCCTCGCCGCTGCGGCAGAATTCACATTCACCGCAGGAGTCAACAAAGCAACCGACGCCAACCCGATCACCTACAGCGAACTTCGTTACCTCACGGCCTACAGCAGCGACAACCCCTGCAATTTCATGACCGGGTACCATCGGAAAAACGCCGCGGCCAAAATCATTATGCGCGTTATGAATATCCGAATGGCAGATGCCGCAATATTGAATATCGATCAAGACGTCGTCTGGCCGCAATTCTCTCCGTTCAATGGTCGTTCGTTCAAAGGGTGCTTTCGCACCTGGAACACTTAATGCACGAACCGTTACGCTCTGATGAAGTTCACACATGGAATAAACAATCCTTTCGAT
It encodes:
- a CDS encoding SDR family oxidoreductase, which encodes MNNLTWLITGVSSGFGYELTKQLLEKGDNVIGTVRDKSKVKDLIEKHPETFTCEVLDVTDVPAIHQLVDQSFEKFGRIDVIVSNAGYGLFGAAEELTDTQVDHIIATNLTGSIQLIRSALPHLRGQGGGRIIQLSSYGGQVAFPGNSMYHATKFGIEGFCESVAQEVAPFNIGVTIVEPGGARTEFRYGSARVANLMPEYEGNPAHGFLSMLDASNGLAPGDPARMAARIIESVDKEPAPLRMVLGSQALANTISTLKARIADYEKQTELAASTDFPAGE
- a CDS encoding carboxymuconolactone decarboxylase family protein; its protein translation is MKVTEAAQRYHDKMFPGYESKFLETDLEFIERFDNFAFDEVVNQDDLDDRTRMMAILSVLIGCQGIDEFSAMLPAALNFGVTPVEAKEIVYQSVPYLGIGRVFPYLHAVNEILVSQGIELPLPSQATTTTENRLEAGILAQVDIFGESMRDFWQSGPEESRHINRWLADNCFGDYYTRKGLDYKQREMITFCFLLAQGGCEPQLTSHAAANMRLGNDKLFLIKVISQCLPFIGYPRSLNALRCVNEAAAKSE
- a CDS encoding NAD(P)-dependent alcohol dehydrogenase gives rise to the protein MCELHQSVTVRALSVPGAKAPFERTTIERRELRPDDVLIDIQYCGICHSDIHNAHNDFGRGVFPMVPGHEIAGVVAAVGREVTKFAVGDRVGVGCFVDSCGECEFCRSGEEQFCRKGVVVVFNSMDYDGELTYGGYSQKIVVKDRFVVRIPDGLAMDVASPLLCAGITTYSPLKHWNAGPGKKVAVLGMGGLGHMAVQFAHKMGAEVTVLSHSPNKKDEAFGFGASQYYVTTDPVTFTEQAGQYDLILNTVSANINVDALLSILKVDGALVHLGLPNKPEQYNVFSLFAGRRIITASNVGGIRETQEMLDFSAENGIAPMIEVIRADQVDEAYERVLNSDVRYRFVIDMATL